The proteins below come from a single Corynebacterium cystitidis genomic window:
- the fdxA gene encoding ferredoxin: protein MTYVIAQPCVDVLDRACVEECPVDCIYEGKRMLYIHPDECVDCGACEPACPVEAIFYEDDTPEEWADYYDANVGFFDDLGSPGGAAKLGPQDFDHPFIEALPPQNQD, encoded by the coding sequence ATGACTTACGTTATTGCTCAACCGTGCGTCGACGTGCTCGATCGCGCGTGCGTTGAAGAGTGCCCAGTGGACTGCATCTACGAAGGCAAGCGCATGCTCTACATCCACCCCGACGAGTGCGTGGACTGCGGTGCCTGCGAGCCGGCGTGCCCGGTCGAGGCTATCTTCTACGAGGATGATACTCCGGAAGAGTGGGCAGACTACTATGACGCTAACGTTGGTTTCTTCGATGATCTTGGCTCTCCAGGTGGCGCAGCGAAGCTGGGGCCACAAGACTTCGACCATCCTTTCATTGAAGCCCTGCCACCACAGAACCAGGATTAA
- a CDS encoding MFS transporter, which yields MVMRNLKALQRPLGSALMFITNGISVGALLPWYPTLKQQADLSDAVYGFMVTAVAVGSLLATFLPTWAERNFGARPVMVVGTVVTAILLATIGFSHSLISLVVALMLFGLFDAIIDVSQNVAAVRIQHDVGVSFMSSLHACWSLGAVLGGLSATTAAVCGMGLQMHLALIAAVQILLVLIAAAMMGEVGAPPDGFVEAADNAGDAETTKRSAAITGRALLIALPAAVVALSGSVVEDIGNNWAPLSANVVAGVRLEAAGVAYMALFAAHMIGRFAGDVLINRFGRVPIARWGGISILLGGVCVVVATQPWLLFLGYVFAGWGAATLIPSAYAVSAELPGVAQSTGLTIVSWIMRAGALLASPILGVISELTTLRVALLVLPVIGVAVVVSSQGLRSHQSDS from the coding sequence ATGGTGATGCGGAATCTGAAGGCACTTCAACGACCTTTGGGTTCCGCGTTGATGTTTATTACCAACGGCATTTCCGTCGGTGCCCTGCTGCCGTGGTACCCCACGCTGAAACAACAGGCGGACTTATCTGACGCCGTCTATGGGTTTATGGTTACCGCTGTGGCCGTCGGCTCACTGCTGGCGACATTCTTGCCGACGTGGGCGGAGCGTAATTTCGGTGCCCGCCCAGTGATGGTTGTGGGCACTGTTGTCACCGCGATCCTTCTGGCCACCATAGGTTTTTCTCACAGTCTGATAAGTCTTGTGGTGGCGTTGATGCTCTTTGGGCTTTTCGACGCCATCATTGACGTCTCTCAAAATGTTGCAGCTGTGCGTATTCAACACGATGTGGGTGTCTCATTTATGTCGTCGCTGCATGCCTGCTGGTCGCTGGGTGCGGTGCTCGGTGGGCTCAGTGCCACTACGGCTGCGGTTTGTGGAATGGGCCTACAGATGCATTTAGCGCTCATCGCAGCCGTTCAAATTTTACTTGTTCTGATCGCAGCCGCGATGATGGGTGAGGTTGGTGCACCGCCAGATGGGTTTGTGGAAGCAGCGGATAACGCAGGTGATGCTGAAACCACGAAGCGATCCGCGGCGATCACTGGCCGGGCCCTGCTCATCGCGCTGCCTGCGGCGGTTGTGGCGCTGTCAGGATCCGTTGTGGAAGATATCGGAAATAATTGGGCGCCGTTGTCGGCGAACGTTGTAGCTGGGGTGCGTCTCGAGGCGGCAGGGGTTGCCTATATGGCCCTTTTTGCAGCGCATATGATCGGCCGGTTCGCAGGGGACGTGTTGATCAACCGGTTCGGGCGTGTGCCGATTGCACGGTGGGGTGGAATCAGCATTCTTCTGGGAGGGGTGTGCGTGGTGGTGGCCACACAGCCGTGGTTGCTGTTTCTCGGTTACGTGTTTGCTGGCTGGGGTGCTGCTACCTTGATTCCCAGTGCCTATGCTGTGTCCGCTGAGTTACCGGGCGTGGCGCAGTCGACGGGCTTGACGATTGTCAGTTGGATCATGCGCGCCGGTGCTTTATTAGCCAGTCCCATTCTGGGTGTGATTTCTGAGCTGACGACGCTTCGTGTGGCGCTGCTTGTTCTTCCTGTGATTGGTGTGGCCGTGGTGGTATCTTCACAGGGTCTGCGCAGCCACCAATCCGACAGTTGA
- the arsC gene encoding arsenate reductase (glutaredoxin) (This arsenate reductase requires both glutathione and glutaredoxin to convert arsenate to arsenite, after which the efflux transporter formed by ArsA and ArsB can extrude the arsenite from the cell, providing resistance.), with product MSTIYHNPQCSTSRTALSILRERGEEPEVIKYLDTPPSKETLAELIDAAGLTVHEAIRTREQQYQDLGLSKDTPDDELLDAMVAHPRLIQRPIVVTDKGVRIPRPLDLLDEIL from the coding sequence ATGAGCACGATCTATCACAACCCGCAGTGTTCCACTTCTCGCACTGCCCTGTCTATCCTGCGCGAGCGCGGCGAGGAACCCGAGGTGATCAAGTACCTCGATACGCCCCCATCGAAAGAAACGCTGGCTGAGCTTATCGACGCTGCTGGCCTGACCGTCCACGAGGCCATTCGCACCCGCGAGCAGCAGTACCAAGACCTCGGGCTGAGCAAGGACACGCCTGACGACGAGCTACTCGATGCCATGGTCGCCCACCCGCGGCTGATCCAGCGCCCCATTGTGGTCACAGACAAAGGTGTCCGCATTCCTCGCCCCTTGGATCTGCTAGACGAAATCCTCTAG
- the mshB gene encoding N-acetyl-1-D-myo-inositol-2-amino-2-deoxy-alpha-D-glucopyranoside deacetylase, whose amino-acid sequence MTVNTTRDLVGYRVVAVHAHPDDESIATGAALADLARRGADVLVVTCTLGEEGEVIGETYQHLVKDEADQLGGFRIHELTRALEILGVRGEFLGGAGAHRDSGMAGSPAHANPRAFVNSGQRAVDELVEIFERERPHLVITYGPDGGYGHPDHIRAHEITHAAAQRVEIPRIVWAVQLREELDADAATAIPQGWRAPEPGELAAVETSDTWVTMDDIIYHQKVEAMRAHATQVWIADGDVSVTNPHAAFGGGPRTVFALSNLIAQPILRREHYQLGAGIGLAHGAGLLDGIEK is encoded by the coding sequence ATGACCGTGAACACAACTCGAGACCTCGTGGGCTACCGCGTTGTTGCAGTCCATGCCCACCCTGATGATGAATCTATTGCCACCGGCGCAGCCTTGGCGGACTTAGCGCGCCGGGGGGCTGACGTGCTGGTAGTCACGTGCACGCTTGGTGAGGAAGGTGAAGTGATCGGGGAGACCTACCAGCACTTAGTCAAGGATGAAGCTGATCAGCTTGGAGGTTTCCGCATCCATGAGCTGACACGTGCTCTGGAGATCCTGGGGGTGCGCGGCGAATTCTTAGGTGGTGCGGGTGCGCACCGCGACTCCGGTATGGCGGGCTCTCCGGCTCACGCCAATCCTCGTGCTTTTGTGAACTCAGGACAGCGGGCTGTGGATGAGTTGGTTGAAATTTTTGAGCGCGAGCGGCCCCATCTGGTGATCACTTATGGGCCGGACGGAGGCTATGGGCACCCGGACCATATTCGCGCCCATGAGATCACTCATGCGGCGGCGCAGCGCGTGGAGATTCCCCGCATCGTGTGGGCTGTCCAGTTGCGCGAGGAGCTGGATGCTGATGCAGCCACGGCTATCCCGCAGGGGTGGCGCGCGCCGGAACCTGGTGAGCTCGCCGCCGTGGAGACCAGCGATACCTGGGTGACGATGGACGATATCATCTATCACCAGAAGGTGGAGGCGATGCGTGCGCATGCCACACAGGTATGGATCGCGGATGGAGATGTGTCAGTCACGAACCCGCATGCGGCGTTCGGCGGTGGCCCGCGGACAGTGTTTGCCCTGTCCAATTTGATTGCTCAGCCGATCCTGCGGCGTGAGCATTACCAGCTTGGTGCTGGTATTGGGCTGGCTCATGGCGCTGGTTTACTGGACGGGATCGAGAAATAG
- the typA gene encoding translational GTPase TypA, with translation MSHPEFRNVAIVAHVDHGKTTLVNALLEQSGVFGDHGEVADRVMDSGDLEREKGITILAKNTAIRRPGKGKDGRDLIINVIDTPGHADFGGEVERGLSMVDGVVLLVDASEGPLPQTRFVLGKALEAKKPVIICVNKTDRPDARIDEVVEEAQDLLLELGAGLEDPAAAEAAEKLLDLPVLYTSGRAGRACLENPGNGELPDNEDLQPLVDVIYNEIPEPAAEADAPFQAQVTNLDSSSFLGRIALIRVHRGSVKKGDQVAWIHYDAEGEQHVKNVRVAELLRTVGFERVPAEGEVVAGDIAAISGVDEIMIGDTLTDPDNVEPLPRIKVDEPALSMTIGVNTSPMAGRNGGDKLTARMIKARLDQELIGNVSLRVLPTERPDAWEVQGRGEMALTVLIETMRREGFELTVGKPQVVTREIDGKIHEPYEHIVIDTPSEYQGNVTQLLAGRKGQMTSMGNAAGDWVRMEFDVPARGLIGFRTTFMTETHGAGIANSYSIESRPWAGEIKGRPTGSLVADRAGQATAYAIMNLADRGEFLVEPGAEVYEGMVVGINNRDEDMDVNVTKEKKLTNMRAASADATVTLAKARNLSLDEAIEFCDEDECVEVAPEAMRVRKIILNSTERGRARSRQKQMNQ, from the coding sequence GTGTCCCATCCAGAGTTCCGTAACGTAGCTATCGTCGCCCACGTTGATCACGGCAAGACCACCCTCGTTAACGCGCTGCTAGAGCAGTCCGGTGTGTTCGGCGACCACGGTGAAGTAGCGGACCGCGTCATGGACTCCGGTGACCTCGAGCGTGAGAAGGGTATCACCATCCTGGCGAAGAACACGGCAATTCGTCGCCCAGGCAAGGGCAAGGACGGCCGCGACCTCATCATCAACGTGATTGATACTCCGGGCCACGCCGACTTCGGTGGTGAGGTCGAGCGTGGCCTGTCCATGGTTGACGGCGTCGTGTTGCTGGTCGACGCCTCCGAAGGCCCGCTGCCACAGACCCGTTTCGTCCTGGGCAAGGCATTAGAGGCGAAAAAACCCGTAATTATCTGCGTCAATAAAACTGACCGGCCTGACGCGCGGATTGATGAAGTTGTTGAAGAAGCTCAAGACCTCTTGCTGGAACTCGGTGCTGGTTTGGAGGATCCAGCCGCTGCAGAAGCCGCAGAAAAATTGCTTGACCTGCCTGTCTTGTACACCTCAGGCCGTGCTGGTCGCGCTTGCCTGGAGAATCCGGGCAACGGTGAGCTTCCAGACAATGAGGATCTACAGCCCCTAGTCGATGTCATCTATAACGAGATTCCAGAGCCAGCGGCAGAAGCAGACGCGCCATTCCAGGCGCAGGTGACCAACCTTGATTCCAGTTCCTTTTTGGGCCGTATCGCTCTGATTCGCGTGCACCGTGGCTCGGTGAAGAAGGGCGATCAGGTCGCGTGGATCCACTATGACGCTGAGGGCGAACAGCATGTGAAGAACGTGCGAGTGGCTGAATTGCTACGCACTGTTGGTTTCGAGCGTGTACCGGCTGAGGGTGAGGTTGTTGCGGGTGATATCGCTGCAATCTCTGGGGTGGATGAAATCATGATCGGTGATACCCTTACTGACCCTGACAATGTCGAGCCGTTGCCTCGCATCAAGGTCGACGAGCCAGCGTTGTCCATGACTATTGGCGTGAATACCTCGCCGATGGCGGGCCGCAACGGTGGAGATAAGCTAACTGCCCGGATGATCAAGGCTCGCTTGGATCAGGAATTGATCGGTAACGTGTCGCTGCGCGTTCTCCCTACAGAGCGCCCCGATGCTTGGGAGGTTCAGGGCCGTGGCGAGATGGCACTAACGGTGCTGATTGAGACGATGCGCCGCGAAGGGTTTGAGCTGACGGTGGGTAAGCCGCAGGTGGTCACCCGAGAAATCGACGGTAAGATCCACGAGCCGTATGAGCATATTGTGATTGATACTCCGAGTGAGTATCAGGGCAATGTCACGCAGCTGTTGGCGGGCCGTAAAGGCCAGATGACGTCTATGGGTAACGCTGCAGGTGACTGGGTGCGCATGGAGTTTGACGTTCCGGCCCGTGGCCTGATCGGCTTCCGCACTACCTTTATGACGGAGACCCACGGTGCTGGTATCGCCAATTCGTATTCCATTGAGTCTCGTCCCTGGGCAGGCGAAATCAAGGGCCGCCCCACCGGATCTTTGGTTGCTGACCGTGCTGGTCAAGCCACTGCGTACGCAATTATGAACTTGGCGGACCGCGGCGAGTTCCTTGTTGAGCCAGGTGCCGAGGTGTACGAGGGCATGGTTGTGGGCATTAACAACCGCGACGAGGACATGGACGTCAACGTCACTAAGGAAAAGAAGCTCACTAATATGCGTGCGGCGTCCGCAGATGCCACGGTGACCTTGGCGAAGGCCCGGAACCTCTCGCTCGATGAGGCGATCGAGTTTTGTGATGAGGACGAGTGCGTTGAGGTTGCTCCTGAGGCGATGCGTGTGCGCAAGATTATTCTGAACTCGACTGAGCGTGGGCGTGCCCGTTCCCGTCAAAAGCAAATGAATCAGTAA
- a CDS encoding Rv1157c family protein, giving the protein MRIQPTVARAVAATATAGAMAVGALASPAATANSDLSAAWNQQGSSIVAPYIDEIGRPTDYTVARINEFASQPWVPADVENALRTAAAFYSGQGEPGGPPLPEDAPPFTQFYWPTVSSDCMGPGLHSTASAIVVPGPSTDVRPQPGAGQATFIFTALGTPAAAPDQGLMNVYWLNTTTFQSGVTPLGNNGINKTGPTTLSGLAHTGHGTVIAVVTGAAKTDSNTCSFAPTAAVFNV; this is encoded by the coding sequence GTGCGAATACAACCGACCGTCGCTCGCGCCGTCGCCGCCACCGCAACCGCTGGGGCTATGGCCGTCGGCGCGCTTGCTTCCCCTGCCGCGACCGCCAACTCTGATTTGAGCGCCGCATGGAACCAACAAGGCAGCTCCATAGTCGCACCTTATATCGACGAAATCGGCCGCCCCACCGACTACACCGTGGCGCGCATCAACGAGTTCGCCAGCCAGCCGTGGGTTCCCGCAGATGTCGAAAACGCGCTCCGCACCGCTGCCGCTTTTTATTCCGGCCAGGGCGAACCCGGTGGACCACCACTTCCTGAAGATGCCCCACCGTTTACCCAGTTCTACTGGCCCACCGTATCTTCCGATTGTATGGGCCCAGGCCTTCACTCCACCGCCAGCGCCATTGTGGTGCCTGGCCCCAGCACCGATGTGCGACCTCAGCCCGGTGCTGGTCAGGCCACCTTTATTTTCACGGCTTTAGGCACCCCAGCGGCAGCACCCGACCAAGGTTTGATGAACGTGTACTGGCTGAATACCACCACATTCCAATCAGGAGTAACACCCCTCGGCAATAACGGGATAAACAAAACAGGACCGACAACTTTGTCGGGACTGGCACATACCGGCCACGGCACAGTGATTGCTGTTGTCACAGGAGCGGCGAAAACTGATAGCAACACCTGTTCATTCGCACCGACGGCAGCAGTGTTTAACGTGTAG
- the dapC gene encoding succinyldiaminopimelate transaminase, which translates to MDRTPLSSVLPNFPWDSLAQAKQTAAGHPDGIVDLSVGTPVDAVDPGIQLALSEAAAESGYPTTVGTVELREAIVGALERRYRMAGLDIDSVLPVIGTKEAIALLPTLLGMRGATVIIPTVAYPTYEVAALIAGCQPVRSDAPVDGAQLAFINSPSNPTGAVATAEELGVWRDFARDTGCIVASDECYLGLGWEDDKQPLSLLDDSVSGGDNSNLIAVHSLSKTSNLASYRAGYLAGDTALIKELTEIRKHAGLMVPGPIQQAMIAALNGDLHEKLQKTTYALRRAKLLKAVTEAGLSVVHSEAGLYLWATRGEHGRDTVDWLAGQGILAAPGDFYGPSGAKYVRIAITATDERIDEACRRLNLSASR; encoded by the coding sequence ATGGATCGCACTCCTTTAAGCTCCGTTTTGCCCAACTTCCCCTGGGATTCTTTGGCCCAGGCGAAGCAGACGGCAGCGGGCCACCCCGATGGCATCGTAGATCTTTCGGTGGGAACCCCTGTTGACGCAGTCGATCCTGGGATCCAGCTGGCCTTGTCTGAGGCCGCAGCCGAGTCCGGTTATCCCACTACCGTGGGTACGGTAGAACTGCGCGAGGCGATTGTTGGTGCGCTTGAGCGTCGGTATCGCATGGCAGGTTTAGACATCGACAGTGTTCTGCCAGTCATCGGCACGAAGGAAGCGATCGCGTTGCTGCCGACGTTGTTGGGCATGCGCGGAGCCACCGTAATTATCCCCACGGTGGCTTATCCTACCTACGAGGTAGCGGCACTGATTGCCGGATGTCAGCCAGTGCGTTCCGACGCGCCTGTCGACGGTGCCCAGCTAGCTTTCATCAACTCTCCGTCCAATCCCACAGGGGCCGTGGCTACCGCCGAGGAGCTCGGCGTGTGGCGCGATTTCGCCCGTGATACCGGCTGCATCGTCGCTTCTGACGAGTGTTACTTGGGTCTGGGCTGGGAAGATGACAAGCAGCCCTTGTCGCTTCTCGACGACTCCGTTTCAGGCGGCGACAATTCGAACCTGATCGCTGTGCATTCGCTGTCTAAAACTTCGAATCTGGCTAGCTACCGTGCTGGCTACCTTGCGGGCGATACCGCGCTGATCAAGGAACTGACTGAGATCCGCAAACATGCCGGCCTGATGGTGCCCGGGCCGATCCAGCAGGCGATGATCGCAGCACTCAACGGGGACCTGCACGAAAAATTACAGAAGACGACTTATGCGCTGCGCCGCGCTAAGTTGCTGAAGGCTGTGACCGAGGCAGGCCTGTCGGTTGTGCATTCCGAGGCCGGCCTCTACTTGTGGGCCACCCGTGGGGAACATGGACGTGACACCGTCGATTGGCTTGCTGGGCAGGGAATCTTAGCAGCACCTGGGGACTTCTACGGCCCGTCCGGCGCAAAGTACGTGCGTATTGCGATAACCGCCACGGACGAGCGTATCGACGAGGCCTGTCGCCGTCTCAATTTGAGTGCTTCCCGATAG
- a CDS encoding GtrA family protein, translating into MTQQPTSTGSTKALSTVRVLNGMRQFLMFGIVGGSGTIVNLAVTYVSKKIAELGWGIFEDDIFFNLFGTQYNVRWYHVFATIAFLVANTWNYQLNRSWTFQGVPKRSWLRGFFSFLATGLFAYMVSLIVLTLLMNPTSPISLPDDVFDGSTGLRTKFYWAQAISIVVAMPVNFVINKLWTFAKPKVTVVAEQTPR; encoded by the coding sequence ATGACTCAACAACCAACCTCCACCGGGAGTACTAAGGCGCTATCGACGGTGCGTGTTCTCAACGGGATGCGCCAGTTTCTCATGTTCGGCATCGTCGGTGGTTCCGGCACTATTGTGAACCTCGCGGTAACGTATGTGTCGAAAAAGATCGCTGAATTGGGCTGGGGGATCTTTGAAGACGACATCTTTTTTAATCTTTTTGGTACCCAGTACAACGTGCGCTGGTACCACGTCTTTGCCACGATTGCGTTTCTTGTGGCCAACACGTGGAATTACCAACTCAACCGGTCGTGGACTTTTCAAGGCGTGCCCAAGCGATCCTGGCTGCGTGGGTTTTTCTCCTTCTTGGCCACGGGATTATTCGCTTATATGGTGTCGCTGATCGTGCTGACGTTGTTGATGAATCCCACAAGCCCGATTAGCCTACCGGATGACGTGTTTGACGGCTCCACGGGCCTGCGCACCAAGTTTTATTGGGCGCAAGCAATCTCGATCGTGGTGGCCATGCCCGTAAACTTCGTGATCAACAAGTTGTGGACGTTTGCAAAGCCCAAGGTCACAGTGGTCGCCGAGCAAACCCCTCGCTAA
- a CDS encoding nucleoside/nucleotide kinase family protein codes for MSKRIIILVDGPSGSGKTTFANQLGRDTGMTVVHLDDFYPGWSGLAEGVRMVVHDVLHPTQPGFTRWDWEKNQPGQWVQLDPEADLIIEGVGALTQASYQAASQLGDVFTVRITAPYDARKRRALERDPGYAEYWDMWAEQERELRLKELPVTADLVLQG; via the coding sequence ATGAGCAAGCGGATAATTATTTTGGTCGATGGGCCCTCTGGGTCCGGAAAAACCACGTTTGCCAACCAGCTTGGCCGTGACACTGGTATGACCGTGGTCCACCTCGACGATTTTTATCCAGGATGGTCAGGGCTTGCAGAAGGTGTGCGCATGGTTGTCCACGACGTCCTGCACCCTACCCAACCCGGGTTCACGCGGTGGGATTGGGAGAAGAACCAGCCGGGACAATGGGTACAACTCGACCCAGAAGCAGACCTCATCATCGAAGGGGTCGGTGCTCTTACCCAAGCTTCGTACCAGGCCGCATCACAGCTGGGCGACGTTTTTACAGTGCGGATCACCGCTCCCTACGATGCCCGGAAACGCCGCGCTCTCGAACGCGACCCGGGCTATGCCGAATACTGGGACATGTGGGCCGAGCAGGAACGGGAACTACGGTTAAAGGAACTTCCTGTCACTGCGGATCTCGTTCTCCAGGGCTAG
- a CDS encoding DUF402 domain-containing protein — MSADLHPVKQETFDTSSKTNTDPKGFLRDVDTFYETEFGLYMARGANHPRFGYLESWLLPDLGLRANIFHFREGVDEVQDFYFDVADIDNNGDVWSTRDLYVDLISVSGEPIDVQDIDELAAATSAGLITAAEAERAIEHTLAAVDGITRHDDNPMQWLHTIGYDLTWADEVKLTPVG; from the coding sequence ATGAGCGCTGATCTCCACCCAGTCAAGCAGGAGACCTTTGACACCTCCTCGAAGACTAATACAGACCCGAAAGGGTTCTTGCGCGACGTCGACACGTTCTACGAAACAGAGTTCGGTCTATATATGGCGCGCGGGGCCAACCACCCACGCTTCGGATACCTCGAAAGCTGGCTCTTGCCGGACTTGGGTTTGCGCGCTAACATCTTTCACTTCCGCGAAGGGGTCGACGAAGTTCAGGACTTCTACTTCGATGTTGCCGACATTGACAACAACGGTGATGTGTGGTCAACGCGCGATCTTTACGTTGACCTGATCTCGGTCTCCGGCGAACCTATTGATGTGCAAGACATTGATGAGCTAGCGGCGGCAACATCTGCCGGACTCATCACCGCGGCTGAGGCAGAGCGCGCAATCGAACATACGCTTGCAGCGGTTGACGGCATTACGCGTCACGACGACAACCCCATGCAGTGGCTGCACACCATCGGTTATGATCTGACCTGGGCAGACGAGGTTAAACTTACCCCTGTTGGTTAG
- a CDS encoding ABC transporter family substrate-binding protein, with protein MRTRLHLVATGLVVAGLMVSSCAANPGPPPAVEPEPAPTTTTTTTTTSSTSAAPDQERSEIAVGVEALRNGLNPHVLADESSVVLSIANLVLPSAFVGGQLNVDILDEAVVEPESPAAMTVRYQINDAAQWSDGTPLTGADFNYLWQQMSTTPGVVDPAGYRAIQDVRVSGAGGKTVHVDFSEPVAYWQELFRHLLPSHLLRLDTNSFHRGMRDDIPASAGRYMVEEVDRGRKMITLHRNDRFWGTDPATIDLLTLVAVRSTTHSADQLRSGQIQFVDSVPAETSADTYRLIPQTQQRMIDTPRTLGISLSTTSPVLADQQVRAELRSLIDVPLLARIAAGRSSDLKVAEHEAVSEAEPLRVRAAVEENRPLRLVADPADSAASAAARSLVDMLNQRGVRAEVVATDLRDATTNRLPDGDVDGVIMWDHEDLTANDAASELLCPSGKYRAGNLSGYCTPETDQFSRDVLAGRIDPATAQEYVDAVNRREAIWVPLLHETRLLVLGPGVVGPDPDLNQWEAGLSTAETWRLPDTLGGIASPGEPSVMPPDTLTEADTEHN; from the coding sequence ATGAGAACCCGCCTTCACCTCGTCGCCACAGGCCTTGTCGTGGCAGGTCTTATGGTGTCGTCGTGTGCTGCGAATCCGGGCCCACCGCCAGCGGTCGAACCGGAGCCTGCACCGACAACGACCACGACCACGACCACGACTTCATCGACATCAGCTGCGCCGGACCAGGAGCGCTCTGAAATTGCGGTGGGCGTGGAGGCGTTGCGCAACGGCCTGAACCCGCATGTGCTTGCCGACGAATCCTCCGTGGTCCTCTCAATCGCGAATCTCGTACTGCCCAGCGCTTTTGTGGGTGGGCAGCTTAATGTGGACATTCTTGACGAGGCCGTAGTGGAACCTGAATCACCCGCTGCGATGACTGTGCGTTACCAAATTAATGATGCCGCGCAGTGGTCCGATGGGACCCCTTTGACTGGCGCAGACTTCAACTATCTGTGGCAGCAAATGTCAACTACTCCAGGGGTGGTGGACCCAGCAGGTTACCGCGCAATCCAGGATGTGCGCGTCAGCGGGGCGGGAGGTAAGACCGTCCATGTTGATTTCTCCGAACCCGTGGCTTACTGGCAGGAGCTCTTCCGGCACCTTCTGCCTTCTCATCTCCTTCGCTTGGATACGAATAGTTTCCACAGGGGAATGCGCGATGACATTCCGGCATCTGCAGGCCGCTACATGGTGGAGGAGGTTGACCGGGGCAGGAAAATGATCACCTTGCACCGTAATGATCGATTCTGGGGCACCGACCCGGCTACCATTGACCTGCTGACGCTGGTAGCAGTGCGCTCGACTACTCACAGCGCTGATCAGCTCCGATCTGGCCAGATCCAGTTTGTCGATAGTGTGCCTGCTGAAACATCAGCGGATACGTATCGTCTGATTCCACAGACCCAGCAGCGTATGATCGATACTCCGCGCACGCTGGGCATCAGCTTGTCGACGACCTCTCCGGTGCTCGCCGACCAGCAGGTACGCGCGGAGCTTCGTTCCTTAATCGATGTTCCACTTTTGGCGCGGATTGCTGCCGGGCGATCTTCAGACCTCAAGGTCGCCGAGCACGAGGCCGTTTCTGAAGCAGAACCTCTACGTGTTCGTGCGGCAGTGGAGGAGAATCGACCATTGCGGTTGGTGGCAGACCCGGCGGACAGCGCTGCTTCGGCGGCTGCGCGTTCTTTGGTAGATATGCTCAACCAGCGCGGAGTGCGCGCCGAGGTGGTTGCGACAGACCTGCGTGATGCCACCACTAACCGGCTGCCCGATGGCGATGTCGACGGTGTGATCATGTGGGACCATGAGGATCTCACCGCCAACGACGCAGCCAGTGAATTGTTATGCCCCTCAGGCAAGTACCGTGCTGGCAACCTATCTGGTTATTGCACCCCAGAGACCGACCAGTTTTCCCGTGACGTTCTCGCCGGCAGGATAGACCCAGCTACGGCCCAAGAGTATGTTGATGCAGTTAATCGTCGTGAAGCGATCTGGGTGCCGTTGTTACACGAAACGCGCCTGCTTGTTCTTGGCCCCGGTGTGGTGGGACCCGACCCTGATTTGAACCAATGGGAGGCTGGGTTATCGACGGCAGAGACATGGCGACTGCCCGATACACTAGGGGGCATCGCTTCGCCCGGTGAGCCGAGTGTGATGCCGCCGGACACCCTGACTGAGGCTGACACTGAGCATAATTAA